From one Triticum aestivum cultivar Chinese Spring chromosome 4B, IWGSC CS RefSeq v2.1, whole genome shotgun sequence genomic stretch:
- the LOC123090442 gene encoding uncharacterized protein, with protein sequence MKVAIPTISAAATSETSGKAEDYEMEDAATSNPAPTNDIITLPDDDDEDEEPLRARRSRKASTGHAAQGVVAPETIATEGEVGTRHTVSFAVPLTSARPTSSSAGQPSIFATHHVPEDQASAAKEAIRQAEIMMEQKSCDLATRYTELEQKHTQLELDLKLVQENLTRAKEETKGKVKEAQRKKELELSEKIKLADEKLASVTKLEQDNTNLKAALAIASKDVERLKADKTTLTEKINQMAGKKNELEGFLGGLAKKLFLMLEEFCRNFEEETSQVETNLDPVNSPVNDETAMNIFRLESRVAAVVDYLARLKVATSRIDSTLWPRERLQNDLESLVTRLNAVPDRVQEWKKSSARCGADVALCLARVHCKDAREDKLAALRVANTKKHDFRAFMETFIAAATRIADGIDLDEFVAPSSPPQEG encoded by the exons ATGAAGGTAGCCATCCCCACCATTTCAGCGGCTGCGACTTCCGAAACCTCAGGCAAGGCTGAGGACTATGAGATGGAGGACGCGGCGACTTCAAATCCCG CCCCAACCAATGACATTATCACCCTtcctgacgacgatgatgaggatgaggaaccatTGAGGGCTAGGCGGAGCAGGAAGGCATCTACTGGCCATGCAGCCCAAGGTGTGGTGGCGCCCGAGACCATTGCGACGGAAGGGGAGGTCGGCACTCGACACACCGTGTCattcgcggtgccgttgacgagtgctcgacCCACTTCGTCGAGTGCTGGGCAGCCATCGATCTTCGCCAcgcaccacgtcccggaggaccaggctagtgctgctaaggaggctatccGTCAAGCAgagatcatgatggagcag aaatcctgcgatCTTGCGACGCGCTATACTGAACTGGAGCAGAAGCATACTCAGCTCGAACTGGACTTGAAGCTAGTGCAGGAGAATCTGACGagggcaaaggaggagaccaaag GcaaggtgaaggaggcccagaGGAAGAAGGAGCTTGAGCTgtctgagaagatcaagcttgctgatgaAAAACTGGcctcagtcaccaagctcgaacaggATAACACCAATCTGAAGGCTGCTCTGGCCATTGCCAGCAAGGATGTTGAACGACTGAAGGCTGACAAGACTACTCTGACTGAGAAGATCAACCAGATGGCTGGGAAGAAGAACGAGCTGGAAGGCTTCTTGGGTGGTCTTGCCAAAAaattgttccttatgcttgaag AGTTCTGTCgcaactttgaagaagaaaccagccagGTGGAGACgaaccttgaccctgtcaattctccagtgaatgatgaaactgccatgaacatcttccgactggagtcccgtgttgctgCCGTCGTGGATTATCTTGCAAGACTGAAGGTTGCTACATcccgcatcgactcgacgctctggcccagggaaagactccaaaatgacctcgagtcgtTGGTGACTCGACTGAACGCtgtccctgaccgagtgcaagagtggaagaagtcttcagcTCGATGTGGTGCGGATGTCGCCCTGTGTCTGGcacgagtccattgcaaggatgcTCGAGAGGATAAGCTGGCGGCTCTCCGAGTGGCCAACACCAAAAAGCACGACTTCAgggccttcatggagactttcattgctgctgctacGCGGAttgccgacgggattgaccttgacgAGTTCGTTGctccatccagccctccacaggaggggtaa